CAGAAGTCCTCTCTGACCAGCGGCTCCCCGCCGGAGAGGAGGAGGAGCGGGACGCCCGCCCGGGCCAGGTCGTCGATGAGGGCCGTCGCCTCGTCCGTCGTCAGTTCGTCTTCCCGCTTCCGGCCGGGCCCGGACCTGAGGTAACAGTGGGTGCAGGCGAGGTTGCACCCGTTCGTCATGTTCCAGAAGACCACCGGGCCGGGCCGGCTCTCCGCAAGCGCAAGGGCGCTCTGCGGTGCCGCCCGGCCGCTGACCGGGGCTTCGCCGTGGATGAGGTACGTGAACCGTATCACAGGGATCCCTCCTGCATGAGGAGCGCCCGGCCGGGAGGCGCCCGCTTCAACTCCCGGGTGCTGACGAGGACCGCGTAGTCGTCAAGACCCGTCGCCCCTGAGAGCCGGGCGATATCCCGGTCGACCTCCTCGCGGCGCCGGCCGTGCAGGACGACGAAGAGGTTGTACTCCCACCTGCCGGGGGCGACGGCACGCTCGTAGCAGTGCGTCACCTCCGAAAACCGGGCCATGACCTCCGCCGCCCGCGCCACGTCGCCGGGCGGCACCCGCCACGCGACCATCGCGTTGACCCGGATCCCGGCCTTCCGGTGGTCGATACGGACGGCGAACCGCCGGACGACG
This portion of the Methanoculleus caldifontis genome encodes:
- the ahbB gene encoding siroheme decarboxylase subunit beta, producing the protein MNGSDRSLLLRLQDGVPLVDEPYRAIAEELGMTETEVIARTRDLLSQGVVRRFAVRIDHRKAGIRVNAMVAWRVPPGDVARAAEVMARFSEVTHCYERAVAPGRWEYNLFVVLHGRRREEVDRDIARLSGATGLDDYAVLVSTRELKRAPPGRALLMQEGSL